In the genome of Xenopus laevis strain J_2021 chromosome 1S, Xenopus_laevis_v10.1, whole genome shotgun sequence, one region contains:
- the selenom.S gene encoding selenoprotein M S homeolog precursor (UGA stop codon recoded as selenocysteine) has product MWLPLLLLGLLQPILAYQIDWKKLEKIHRGKVESCGGUQLNRFKEVKDFITEDLPLYHNLEMKQIHGADPELILITSQKKELERIPLRNMKRVEINQLLKDLGFYRKSSPNAPVPAEFKMAPARTSGDRKEDL; this is encoded by the exons ATGTGGCtcccactgctgctgctgggcCTCCTCCAGCCCATCCTGGCCTACCAAATCGACTGGAAGAAGTTGGAAAAAATCCACCGGGGGAAAGTTGAG TCCTGTGGTGGATGACAGCTCAACAGGTTTAAAGAG GTGAAGGACTTTATCACAGAGGACCTCCCTCTTTA CCATAACCTTGAAATGAAGCAAATTCACGGAGCAGACCCTGAACTTATACTGATTACTTCCCAAAAAAAAGAACTTGAG AGAATTCCACTCCGAAACATGAAGAGAGTTGAAATTAATCAGCTGCTgaaagacctggggttttatagGAAAAGCAGTCCTAATGCTCCAGTTCCTGCGGAGTTCAAGATGGCTCCCGCAAGGACATCTGGAGACAGAAAAGAAGACTTGTAG